The Naumovozyma dairenensis CBS 421 chromosome 11, complete genome genome includes a window with the following:
- the TAF7 gene encoding TATA-binding protein-associated factor TAF7 (similar to Saccharomyces cerevisiae TAF7 (YMR227C); ancestral locus Anc_8.754) → MPVIKLKKPRDPNDPTPSSEQPNLKKIRIKAKTSSSTGSTPSTELKKPKLKINLGKKKTNGKSNKVSSSSNGLKLKLNLKPKKKQEKIYKAPKLRLKPIRIPGEGYDSEASDIEDDPLIESGIILRVIPDLQLEFIKNSIDSGDYSGFSIKWMGHRHAIVIINDVRYGAILVDLPTIIEVNKSVDRKNLLKTFDVCQMLLCVKDLSSNNEDDEHVFQLRAPDSEDLVSKHFESYKDEIDGNRKNFFKNFNTLPSNTNNSIYSEMEQKYLDDIVLKEYDYKHGLTPPLYNVRNRRFRRKMNATEFDYVEGVVDILLKQDVQAEEVQYELVDESESLGVSMAIPNSFDDSFFNESSTDVSKPQSQQTATSGMTIPLPSRQPTAVTIQEQTHIDPGMEMAEEDEELDLEAAFNSEEEEEEEERGENGIMTQELVKTETLSGAPTSTTTTTTAITTTTSIERPQQAAAAAAAAAIIPGEEPMEEVDQYLGAEDEDEDEEEEDEEEEEEEDEEEDEDDEEEEDEEGTRSNTKEISEKRQHAELLQDELNELQSTVAHTKSKLEKATNPLLKSRFIDSIKKLEKEVELKKKQLQASEEELQKHKKSQSADEDDLFASTAPMDDEDGEDGEDEDDGEDEDDEDEEMDLDEDDVDEQQEADDNEVANVEETSPQAAGGEEAAASAAGDEENGGLDQNDLDMMMLFGAEGDE, encoded by the coding sequence ATGCCAGTCATAAAGCTGAAAAAACCAAGAGATCCCAACGACCCAACGCCCTCATCAGAACAACCAAACTTAAAGAAGATTCGTATTAAAGCAAAGACGTCATCAAGTACCGGATCCACACCATCTACAGAATTAAAGAAACCtaaattgaagataaatcTAGGCAAGAAGAAAACTAATGGTAAATCTAACAAAGTATCATCATCCAGTAATggtttgaaattaaagTTGAACTTGAAACctaaaaagaaacaagagaaaatttataaagCTCCTAAATTACGGTTGAAACCAATACGGATACCTGGTGAAGGTTATGATTCAGAAGCATCTGATATAGAAGATGACCCTTTGATTGAGTCTGGGATCATTTTAAGAGTGATTCCTGATCTTCAATTGGAGTTCATTAAGAATAGCATTGATTCAGGTGATTATTCTGGATTTAGTATTAAATGGATGGGTCATAGACACGCTATTGTTATAATTAATGATGTAAGGTATGGTGCTATCTTAGTAGATTTACCTACCATCATTGAAGTGAATAAGAGTGTAGATAGGAAGAATTTGTTAAAGACTTTTGATGTTTGTCAAATGTTGTTGTGTGTTAAAGATTTGAGTAGCAATAATGAGGATGATGAGCATGTTTTCCAATTGAGAGCTCCGGATTCTGAGGATTTAGTCTCCAaacattttgaaagttataaagatgaaattgatggGAATAGGAAGAACTTCTTTAAGAATTTCAACACTCTTCCGTCCAACactaataattcaatttattctGAAATggaacaaaaatatttggatgATATTGTGTTGAAAGAATATGATTATAAGCATGGGTTAACACCACCATTGTATAATGTAAGGAATAGAAgatttagaagaaaaatgaatgCTACAGAATTTGATTATGTGGAGGGTGTTGTTGACATTTTGTTAAAACAAGATGTGCAAGCTGAAGAAGTCCAATATGAACTGGTTGATGAATCTGAATCTCTTGGTGTATCAATGGCTATACCTaattcatttgatgattCGTTCTTCAACGAATCTTCGACTGATGTCAGTAAACCACAATCTCAACAAACAGCTACATCAGGAATGACAATACCACTACCGTCTCGACAACCCACCGCAGTTACTATACAAGAACAAACTCATATAGACCCAGGGATGGAAATGgctgaagaagatgaagaattagatcTAGAGGCGGCATTCAAtagtgaagaagaagaagaagaggaagaacGAGGGGAAAATGGAATAATGACACAAGAATTAGTTAAGACCGAAACGCTTTCAGGTGCAccaacatcaacaacaactactACTACGGCAATCACAACCACTACTTCAATTGAGCGGCCACAACaagcagcagcagcagcagcgGCAGCAGCAATTATACCTGGTGAAGAACCAATGGAGGAAGTAGATCAGTACCTGGGagctgaagatgaagatgaagatgaagaagaagaggatgaagaagaggaagaggaagaggatgaagaggaggatgaggatgacgaggaagaagaagacgaagaGGGCACACGTTCAAATACTAAAGAAATATCAGAAAAGAGACAACATGCAGAATTATTGcaagatgaattaaatgaGTTGCAAAGTACAGTTGCGCATACTAAGAGCAAGCTCGAAAAGGCTACAAATCCCTTATTGAAGTCAAGATTTATTGATAGtattaagaaattagaGAAGGAAGtggaattgaaaaagaagcAATTACAAGCTAGTGAAGAAGAACTTCAGAAGCATAAAAAGAGCCAATCTGCGGATGAGGATGATTTGTTTGCATCCACTGCACCGatggatgatgaagatggtgAGGatggtgaagatgaagacgacggtgaagatgaagatgacgagGACGAAGAAATGGATCTTGACGaagatgatgttgatgaacaacaagaagctgatgataatgaagttgCGAATGTAGAGGAAACGAGTCCCCAAGCTGCTGGAGGTGAGGAAGCAGCTGCATCAGCGGCAGGAGATGAAGAAAACGGTGGATTAGATCAAAATGACCTTGatatgatgatgttgtTTGGGGCAGAAGGGGATGAATAG
- the MTF1 gene encoding RNA polymerase specificity factor (similar to Saccharomyces cerevisiae MTF1 (YMR228W); ancestral locus Anc_8.755): protein MRVPLPPLEQIQQITQRYGARYLINPNVYDKIYDKLNLEATYKDPSKLQILDLYSGPGIQSATFYNRYSPSQCVLMESRPQFLRFIQNNYTSDSSSSPLILYPQDPYNWKSFINLIEKDKVLIPKKEPFEQVHDSFLITGNLTNHNNESLIMQWFACIGNQNWLQRFGRVKMLLWIPVSTAIKLLAPLGSKNRSKMSVIGDTLTDINLIAISNEKDLKKFDAVLLKNNHPLVFDGSDNKMMLQTVNHSNSNDSSNNSIVLLEITPKFIELDFENWDYVTKHLMVLKRTKLTDAFDSLGHGSKDYFTSKIEDKDFLKKTPADLDWKEFIHLTELFANWPFKPDIYMDFIDILQEESSA from the coding sequence atGCGTGTTCCACTACCGCCATTAGAACAGATTCAACAGATAACTCAACGTTATGGTGCAAGATATCTAATAAATCCTAATGTCTATGACAAGATATATGATAAACTGAATTTAGAAGCCACTTACAAGGATCCATCgaaattacaaatattgGATTTATACTCTGGGCCAGGTATACAATCAGCTACATTTTACAACCGATATTCTCCATCACAATGCGTCCTCATGGAATCAAGGCCACAGTTTTTGAGATTCATACAGAACAACTACACCAGtgattcttcatcttctccATTGATATTATATCCACAAGATCCGTATAACTGGAAATCCTTTATCAATCTAATTGAAAAGGATAAGGTACTGATACCGAAGAAAGAACCTTTTGAACAAGTACACGATTCATTCTTAATAACAGGTAACTTAACAAATCATAACAACGAATCATTAATCATGCAATGGTTTGCCTGTATTGGGAATCAAAATTGGTTACAAAGATTCGGTAGAGTGAAAATGCTACTGTGGATTCCTGTCAGTACAGCAATCAAACTCTTAGCTCCATTAGGCAGTAAAAATAGAAGTAAGATGAGTGTCATTGGTGACACTTTGACTGATATCAATTTAATAGCCATTTCAAATGAGaaagatttgaagaaattcgATGCAGTattgttgaaaaataatcatcCTTTAGTATTTGATGGATCTGATAACAAAATGATGTTGCAGACAGTAAATCATAGTAATTCAAATGActcatcaaataattcaatcGTTTTATTGGAAATTACTCCCAAGTTTATTGAGTTGGATTTCGAAAACTGGGACTATGTGACGAAACATCTTATGGTATTAAAAAGAACGAAATTGACTGACGCTTTTGATTCATTGGGACATGGAAGCAAAGATTATTTCAcatcaaaaattgaagataaagattttttgaaaaagacACCCGCTGACTTAGATTGGAaagaatttattcatttaaCAGAGCTTTTTGCAAATTGGCCATTCAAGCCTGATATTTACATGGATTTTATCGATATCTTACAGGAAGAAAGTTCTGCGTAG
- the RRP5 gene encoding Rrp5p (similar to Saccharomyces cerevisiae RRP5 (YMR229C); ancestral locus Anc_8.757): MVPLTKRKRDEESPLTREDATKQPEASALIRNTEEVSFPRGGSSALTPLELKQVANEAANDVLFGKESEPTSNEASRPKKKKKISKKKSSSKTESGNDEEEEEKLNVVQHANFKTLKVGSLLLGQISSITKADLCVTFTDNISGYINLTHISEQFTSMLEELDEDMSSSDEQDTKNKEDNEEYDSSDDENSENKKPQTNKELPSLERYFKIGQWLRCCVITNSALEPKMKKKNSKRIELTIEPSRVNPFQEDDLLRSTAVQCSVKSIEDHGATLDLGIENMTGFISKKDCPDFETLLPGSVFLGNVFKKSDRSVQVNMDFTNKKNKITQISSVDAVVPGQSVDLLCQQITPRGINGKAFGLVPGFIGNAHLRVFKEEDLKHKFALGSNIQARIIAVLTNKENDKTLILSILPHILNLENKLKATESLSAFPIGYKFDSCDVKGRDSDYLYLALDDDRIGQVHSSRVGEQEGTDKLPARVLGFNSVDDVYELVTAPETLKLKYLRTKDIPVGELLTGCEIETVSSKGMKLKIFNGQFTATVPSLHISDTRLVYPERKFKIGSKVKARVLNVDEKGRVYVTLKKTLVNIEDDSDIQFISTYAQAKTIQEKSEKTVATVESFRPNGCIVSFFGGLTAFLPNAEISEVFVKRPEEHLRLGQTVIVKILKMDEEQSRMLVTCKISNDQAEQKKERIEKLIPGRSIVDVTVLEKTKESLIVELQDVDLRGVLYVGHLSDARIEQNRAAFKKIVVGSKLTGLVIDKDTRTQIFNLTLKKSLLKDAEKESSPLSYADLKSKDKTTPLHGYVKSISNKGIFVAFNGKFVGLVLPSYAVESRDIDISKVFYINQSVTAYLLRTDDDNQRFLLTLKEPTNKVTITTNSLETINPVDPSMKSLKDFTPGTLVKAQIKGIKKNQLNVILADNLHGRIDVAEVYDNLSEIKDTKQPLSGFKKGDIVKAKIIGTHDMKSHKFLPISHHAIKGTALELSLKTSVLGNPVVNMKSISDVSVGDELIGYVNNYTSKFLWLTISPILKAKISIFDLAKDGLKGSDIESNFPLGCALPVTVTSIDTEHGIINVKGKSHTVISIADIKVGDRLPARITKVTERYLLLDLGNGVSALSFATDALENFSLSLVASFKGKENKLVFVKVLSVDVESKKIHVSLKSDSAKSSSIKSHDDIKQGDIVDALVKNVSDKGIFVYLSGSIQAFVPVSKLSDSYLKEWKKFYKPMQHVIGKVVKSDEDDRILLTLRESEVNGDLNILKGYSDIKVNDVFDGTVKNVTDFGVFVKLDNTVNVTGLAHITEIADTQPKDLSSLFGTGDRVKAFVLKVNPTKKQLSLSLKASRFSKDSATKKDTAKEDMDEPVDVIDYNNESDVESDVDERPVVTKKTTVSTDDLSLSTGFDWTASILDQAQDEESEEDEDEDFTVSKKHKHSKKKQIVEDKTIDISTRAPESVADFERLIIGNPNSSVIWMNYMAFQLQLSEIEKARELAERALKTINFREEAEKQNIWIALLNLENTFGTEETLEDVFKRSCQYMDSFTMHNKLLSIYQMSEKSDKASELYKVTAKKFGSEKVSIWVSWGDFLISQGQTQEARSILANSLKALPKRSHIEVVRKFAQLEFAKGDPEGGRSLLEGLIADAPKRIDIWNVYIDQEIKIKEKKKVEELFERVLTKKVTRKQAKFFFNKWLQFEESQKDDKAVEYVKAKATEYVNSHAEEIEA, encoded by the coding sequence ATGGTTCCTCTCacaaaaagaaagagagaTGAAGAATCTCCTTTAACGAGAGAAGATGCTACAAAACAACCAGAAGCTTCTGCTCTTATAAGAAATACTGAAGAAGTATCATTTCCAAGAGGTGGGTCATCAGCATTAACCCCTTTAGAACTGAAACAAGTAGCTAATGAAGCTGCCAACGATGTTTTATTTGGTAAAGAATCTGAACCTACAAGCAATGAAGCATCTAGACctaagaagaagaaaaagattaGTAAGAAAAAATCCTCATCGAAAACAGAAAGCggtaatgatgaagaagaagaggaaaaattaaatgttGTTCAACACGCAAATTTCAAGACTTTAAAGGTCGGATCTTTATTACTTGGTCAAATCTCATCTATTACCAAAGCCGATCTCTGTGTTACATTCActgataatatttctgGTTACATTAATTTAACACATATTTCAGAACAATTTACGTCCATGTTAGAGGAACTAGATGAAGACATGTCCTCATCCGATGAACAGGATACgaaaaacaaagaagataatgaagaatatgattcatccgatgatgaaaattctgaaaataagaaaccACAGACAAACAAAGAGCTACCATCATTAGaaagatatttcaaaattggtCAATGGTTAAGATGTTGCGTGATAACTAATAGTGCTTTGGAACcaaagatgaaaaagaaaaacagtAAGAGAATTGAACTAACAATTGAACCATCCCGCGTAAATCCATTTCAAGAAGATGATCTCCTTAGATCAACAGCTGTCCAATGTTCAGTTAAAAGTATTGAAGATCATGGTGCGACTCTAGATCTCGGTATTGAAAACATGACTGGGTTCATTTCCAAGAAAGATTGTCCagattttgaaactttATTACCAGGTTCAGTGTTCTTAGGTaatgttttcaaaaaatcTGATAGATCAGTGCAAGTTAATATGGATTTCactaataaaaagaataaaataacaCAAATTTCTTCAGTCGATGCTGTTGTGCCAGGTCAATCTGTTGACTTGTTATGTCAACAAATTACACCAAGAGGTATAAATGGTAAAGCATTTGGTCTTGTTCCAGGTTTCATCGGTAATGCACATTTGAGAGTGTTCaaggaagaagatttaaaaCATAAATTCGCCCTTGGTAGTAATATTCAAGCTAGAATTATTGCAGTACTGACCAACAAAGAGAATGACAAAACTTTAATATTGTCTATCTTACCCCATATTCTTAActtagaaaataaattaaaagcAACAGAAAGCTTATCAGCCTTCCCAATTGGTTACAAATTTGACTCATGTGATGTGAAAGGTCGTGATTCTGATTACTTATATTTAGCTTTGGATGATGACCGTATAGGTCAAGTTCATTCCTCAAGAGTAGGTGAACAAGAAGGAACCGACAAGTTACCAGCTAGAGTTCTTGGTTTTAACTCAGTTGACGATGTATATGAATTGGTTACTGCTCCAGAAACTCTGAAACTAAAATACTTGAGAACAAAAGACATCCCAGTTGGTGAGTTATTAACTGGCTGTGAGATCGAAACTGTTTCTAGTAAAGGTATGAAactaaaaatattcaatggTCAATTTACGGCAACCGTTCCATCATTACACATTTCGGATACTCGTTTGGTTTACCcagaaagaaaattcaagattGGTTCTAAAGTAAAAGCTAGAGTGCTTAATGTGGATGAAAAGGGCCGTGTATATGTCACTTTGAAGAAAACCTTGGTCAATATCGAAGATGATAGTGATATCCAATTTATCTCGACCTATGCTCAAGCTAAGactattcaagaaaaaagtgaaaagaCAGTTGCTACAGTCGAATCTTTCAGGCCCAATGGTTGtattgtttcattttttggTGGTTTAACAGCATTCTTGCCGAATGCTGAAATCTCAGAAGTTTTTGTTAAGAGACCAGAAGAACATTTAAGACTTGGTCAAACGGTCATCgtcaaaattttgaaaatggatGAAGAACAATCAAGAATGCTAGTAACATGTAAGATTTCCAATGATCAAGCCGAAcagaaaaaggaaagaattGAGAAATTAATTCCGGGTCGTTCTATAGTTGATGTTACCGTTCTTGAAAAAACCAAAGAATCTCTAATCGTCGAACTACAAGATGTTGACTTACGTGGTGTCCTTTATGTTGGTCATTTATCGGATGCTAGAATAGAACAAAATAGAGCAGCATTCAAGAAGATTGTAGTAGGTTCTAAGCTAACAGGTCTAGTTATAGATAAGGACACAAGAACtcaaatcttcaatttaACTTTGAAGAAGTCGCTACTAAAGGATGCTGAAAAAGAATCATCTCCGTTATCTTATGCTGATCTTAAATCAAAGGATAAAACTACTCCATTGCATGGTTACGTTAAAtctatttcaaataaagGTATATTTGTTGCTTTTAATGGTAAATTTGTTGGTTTAGTTTTACCAAGTTACGCCGTCGAAAGCCGCGACATTGATATTTCCAAGGTATTTTACATCAATCAATCTGTTACTGCTTATTTATTGAGAACTGATGACGATAATCAAAGATTCTTGTTGACTTTGAAAGAACCTACCAATAAAGTAACGATCACTACCAACTCCCTTGAAACTATCAATCCAGTTGATCCATCAATGAAGAGTTTGAAAGACTTCACCCCAGGCACTTTAGTGAAAGCTCAAATCAAAGGTATTAAAAAGAACCAATTGAATGTAATCTTAGCTGATAACTTGCACGGTAGAATCGATGTAGCTGAAGTATACGACAACCTATCAGAAATTAAGGATACTAAGCAACCATTAAGTGGTTTCAAAAAAGGTGACATCGTTAAGGCTAAAATCATCGGTACACATGATATGAAAAGCCATAAATTCTTACCTATTTCTCACCATGCTATCAAAGGTACGGCATTAGAattatcattgaaaacTTCTGTTTTAGGGAATCCTGTTGTAAATATGAAATCTATTTCCGATGTTTCGGTTGGTGATGAATTAATAGGATACGTTAATAACTATACTTCAAAATTCTTATGGCTAACTATTTCCCCAATTTTGAAAGCCAAGATATCTATTTTTGATTTAGCTAAAGATGGTTTGAAAGGATCTGATATTGAATCCAACTTCCCATTAGGTTGTGCTTTACCTGTTACGGTCACTTCCATCGATACTGAGCATGGCATCATTAATGTTAAAGGTAAATCCCACACTGTCATATCAATTGCTGATATTAAAGTAGGTGACAGGCTTCCTGCTCGTATTACCAAAGTAACTGAAAGATATTTGTTGTTAGATTTAGGGAACGGAGTTTCTGCTTTATCTTTTGCCACAGATGCCTTGGAAAATTTCTCTCTTTCATTGGTAGCCTCCTTCAAAGGTAAAGAAAACAAACTTGTTTTCGTGAAGGTTTTATCAGTAGATGTCGAATCCAAAAAGATCCACGTTTCATTGAAATCTGATTCTGcaaaatcttcttcaattaagTCCCACGACGATATTAAACAAGGTGACATTGTCGATGCTCTTGTTAAAAATGTCTCAGACAAAGGTATCTTTGTTTATTTAAGTGGTTCAATTCAAGCCTTCGTTCCTGTTAGTAAACTATCTGATtcttatttgaaagaatggAAGAAATTCTACAAACCAATGCAACATGTCATTGGTAAAGTAGTGAAATCTGATGAGGATGACCGTATTCTTTTAACTTTAAGAGAATCTGAAGTTAATGGagatttaaatattcttaaGGGCTACTCTGATATTAAAGTTAATGACGTTTTCGATGGTACTGTTAAGAATGTCACTGATTTTGGTGTTTTCGTTAAATTAGACAACACAGTTAATGTTACTGGTTTAGCTCATATAACAGAAATTGCTGACACACAACCAAAAgatctttcttctttattcgGTACTGGTGATAGAGTTAAAGCCTTTGTTTTAAAGGTTAATCCAACCAAGAAACAATTATCCTTAAGTTTGAAGGCTTCAAGATTCAGCAAGGACAGTGCTACTAAGAAAGACACAGCTAAAGAAGATATGGACGAACCAGTGGATGTCATTGATTACAATAATGAATCTGATGTGGAGTCTGATGTTGATGAACGTCCTGTCGTCACCAAGAAGACAACTGTATCTACTGatgatttatcattaagTACTGGCTTTGATTGGACTGCTTCCATTTTAGACCAAGCacaagatgaagaatctgaagaagacgaagatgaagatttcaCTGTGAGTAAGAAACATAAACACTCTAAGAAAAAACAGATTGTTGAAGATAAGACTATTGATATCAGCACAAGAGCTCCAGAATCTGTTGCCGATTTTGAAAGACTAATTATTGGTAATCCAAACTCATCAGTTATTTGGATGAACTACATGGCATTCCAATTACAATTGAGTGAAATCGAAAAGGCTCGTGAATTAGCTGAACGTGCATTAAAGACTATAAACTTTAGAGAAGAAGCTgagaaacaaaatatttggattgctttattaaatttggaGAATACATTTGGTACTGAAGAAACTTTAGAAGatgttttcaaaagatCATGTCAGTACATGGATTCCTTTACAATGCATAATAAGCTTTTGAGCATATATCAAATGAGTGAAAAATCCGATAAGGCATCCGAATTATATAAAGTTACTGCTAAGAAGTTCGGTAGTGAAAAGGTTTCTATATGGGTTTCCTGGGGCGATTTCTTGATTTCTCAAGGACAAACACAAGAAGCACGTTCTATATTAGCTAATTCATTGAAGGCTCTTCCTAAACGTAGTCATATTGAAGTTGTGAGGAAATTTGCTCAGTTAGAATTTGCCAAAGGTGATCCAGAAGGTGGTCGTTCATTACTTGAAGGTTTGATAGCAGATGCACCTAAGAGAATCGATATATGGAATGTCTATATTGATCAAGAAATTAAGATcaaggaaaagaagaaggttgaagaattatttgaacGCGTTTTGACCAAGAAGGTTACAAGAAAGCAAGctaaattcttctttaacaAATGGCTTCAATTTGAAGAGAGCCAAAAAGACGATAAAGCTGTCGAATATGTTAAAGCCAAGGCCACTGAATATGTTAACAGTCACgctgaagaaattgaagctTAA